A genomic region of Nostoc commune NIES-4072 contains the following coding sequences:
- a CDS encoding UPF0175 family protein, with product MSNVTINLPESVFSARRLSPEEFVRDMRLAAAIYWYQKQEISMEKAANVAGLNRRDFLAVLAREQVDVFAFDEDDLQRELNRGAHCLLSTHPH from the coding sequence ATGTCTAATGTCACGATTAACCTGCCAGAATCCGTGTTTAGCGCCCGTCGCCTGAGTCCAGAAGAGTTTGTGCGTGATATGCGCCTCGCTGCTGCTATTTACTGGTATCAGAAGCAGGAAATCTCAATGGAGAAAGCAGCCAACGTTGCTGGGTTAAACCGCCGAGACTTTCTAGCCGTCCTAGCCCGTGAACAAGTGGATGTCTTTGCTTTTGACGAGGATGATTTGCAGCGTGAGTTAAACCGTGGCGCTCACTGCCTGCTATCAACACATCCCCATTAA